A section of the Oryza sativa Japonica Group chromosome 1, ASM3414082v1 genome encodes:
- the LOC136353625 gene encoding zinc finger BED domain-containing protein DAYSLEEPER-like: protein MDDDPTSVNYELRTMGMRGDDDDDVEEDRVEVFGNTSDIPIHVNVDDDDPPVDDSGNGTPTGSSATCTNKKTKTSKVWDDFEELYETTNGNRVRVSAKCNYCHKTLSARSSAGTGHLLRHIKSCKPRKLGSNALPQSMLRFSADGSVIPWEYSPEVARFELCRLIAREDLPISFGQSPAFVNYIKVAHNPRFVPVSRQTTTRDFYKLFKDRRSVIIDRLNSASSIALTSDIWSGHAKEDYLSVVDHFVSSDWQLEKRVLGLRLIDEQCFC from the exons ATGGACGACGATCCTACCTCTGTCAACTACGAGTTGAGGACTATGGGGATGCGcggtgatgacgatgatgatgtgGAGGAGGATCGTGTGGAGGTGTTCGGCAATACCTCCGACATCCCGATCCATGTGAATGTCGATGACGACGACCCGCCGGTCGACGACAGTGGCAATGGGACGCCGACTGGCTCTAGTGCGACTTGTACCAACAAGAAGACCAAAACCTCCAAGGTATGGGATGACTTTGAGGAACTTTATGAAACGACCAATGGTAATAGGGTTCGAGTCTCTGCTAAATGCAATTACTGTCATAAAACTTTGAGTGCTCGTTCTTCTGCTGGCACTGGACATTTGCTTAGGCATATTAAGTCATGCAAACCTAGAAAGCTTGGGTCTAATGCTTTGCCTCAGTCCATGCTTAGATTTAGTGCAGATGGTTCTGTTATTCCATGGGAATATAGTCCTGAAGTTGCTAGGTTTGAATTGTGTAGATTGATTGCTAGAGAGGATCTTCCAATCAGTTTTGGTCAATCTCCTGCTTTTGTGAACTATATTAAGGTTGCTCATAACCCTAGATTTGTTCCTGTCTCTAGACAAACTACTACCAGAGATTTTTATAAGTTGTTTAAGGATCGTCGTTCTGTTATTATTGATCGTCTCAATTCTGCTAGCTCTATTGCTTTGACATCTGATATATGGTCTGGTCATGCTAAGGAAGATTATTTGAGTGTTGTAGATCACTTTGTTAGTTCTGATTGGCAATTAGAAAAGAGGGTCTTGGGTCTTAGGCTTATTGATGA ACAATGCTTCTGCTAA